One region of Bacteroidota bacterium genomic DNA includes:
- the sprA gene encoding cell surface protein SprA → MLLSISSFGQEVSQTVTDSTKTDSLIFPFNHSKVGGLYLDNPKNSEEKIEYDTKSSYYIFTNKIGEYNISHPYLMNRKEYSDYVLNKSMKEYFKQKSDALDPKKSKDGSGSDNLLPQFTVNSKFFETVFGGNTIEIIPQGFASLDLGMLYQKIENPQIPEENRSSLNFDFDQRIQLSVIGKIGEKLRLQTNYDTQATFNFQNQMKLEFTGNDDDIVKKIEMGNVSLPVNSSLIQGAQSLFGVKTKLQFGKTTVTGVFSEQKSQTKTVTSEGGATVNDFEFYIDNYEENKHYFFSQYFFENYDAALKDIPFINSGINITRIEVWTTNRKAETENVRNIVGMMDLGEVDPYNDNISVNPEGSFPDNGFNSIDPANLPAGVRDISQVAASMTNLGLKEGSDYVVLENARKLTQNEFTFDSRLGYISLNQSLNADEVLGVAFQYTYNGKTYQVGEFSNDGVEAPKNIVVKLLKSTITDVRLPIWDLMMKNIYSIGAYQVSSEDFRMDIMYAYDEKGVPLNYLTDSPVKDEILLRIFNLDNLNKNRDPQPDGYFDFINGITVDSRNGKIIFPSAQPFGEYLKEKLAGDDAAIKKYVFQELYDSTKFVAQQQTHLNKFLLKGKYKSEGGGGIPLGAINVPRGSVKVTSGGRTLVEGVDYTVDYQLGRVKIINENLISSGAPVSVSLENNSAFSLQTRRFMGLNIEHKFSDNFVMDANILNLREKPLTQKVSYGVEPVNNTILGLGATYSNEVPFLSDVAGAISFADPKVKSNITVKGEFAYLMPGSPSGISVTGGATSYIDDFESTQIFMDIKNVTQWSMASTPNLFPESEQENSLEYGKNRANLSWYIIDPLFYGNSTLTPDHIKKDADQLSNNSVRRVYINEVFPETEVPIGNPTIIPMFDLSYNPTERGMYNFDSDNVNNDGSLANPEDRWGGITRALNTSNFEESNIEFIHVWMMDPFSEDPNNEGGDLYFNIGSISEDILRDGRKSFENGVPANGDPNDLIETEWGLVPRNQSLIYSFDNNDNAVVAQDVGYNGMNSQDETVFYSNYLNDINSKVSGEVYSKILADPASDDFHHFRGGDYDRDEVSILDRYRDYNGVEGNSVPATKSPESYPTASTTLPDVEDLNRDQSLSRTEAYFQYKVKLHPDMDVGESYIVDKKVRNVLLANGKRRDVTWYQFKIPLSQPDDVVGGISDFRSIRFIRMFMTGFKDPTVLRMARLEFIRGEWRRYNKVFGSDFDRPIADSLNTKFEVSAVNLEENSSRYPIPYVIPPGIEREKLFNQTQVQQQNEQALAFRVCDLQDGESRATFKNVSLDLRRYKRLKMFSHLEGLESSNGIETGDLNLVIRMGSDFSDNYYQYSIPLKPTAWGATVDTDIWPSQNELDMAFSVWEDIKLARNNVGFDITQLYTGNDGENIVGVKGNPNMANIRSIVIGVENASGVSQCAEVWVNELRLTDFDERGGWAAAATVNANLADLGDVSFSGSMSTIGFGSLEKGVSQRSNEDVKQYDLATNVNLGKFTPKNWGLNVPMYYTRSETFKDPEYDPLNPDIALEKSLKSISDDAERDERLKISQDYTRRTSVSFTNVKKERKGKDKPKIYDIENVSVSYSQSKTYHSDVNTEYFIDNTYKGGIQYNYSTKPNNVTPFKNWKFAKSTDWLDLVEDFNFYYFPSKLSFQSDVTRRYNTEKYRNLENADLKIDPMYNKNFMMNYAYAFTFDLTKNLKLDLSTRANNIVDEPFGQIETDEQRDTIWTNIMSFGRPTHFHQRFNVGYKFPLKSIPALKWVDVNVKYSSDFDWQAGSIATRNEDMDLGNNLQNSNTFQLNGKLDFKKLYRLFGVGKSSSSKSRKPGSPANPGTKKESTASSSFWDIPVGLVTMVKDVTLSYSENNGTFLPGYLPEVGFFGQQNYNGGPAPSLGFMFGDQTDIRQTAVLNGWLTNDTRLNDSYRQTNTEKLSFKGTIEPLPEFRIDLTASRNYAISHSEFYRYVIQDVGEDGFYSQNPMQTGNFNITYFTLLTSFASSDKNGSETFNSLKSNRKLISNRLASSYYGNNSVPVDPETGYPKGFGPNSQQVLIPAFLAAYSGKEAGEITLSATRDIPIPNWNITYSGLMRIPWFKNNFKNFTIAHGYRSAYSINSFTTNLQYEEGVPFIDKSGNYIGEYIYSNINLIEQFSPLIRVDMAMNANINLKTEIKKDRTVNLSMDNNMVTEILGEEYIVGLGYRVKDLKFVIRSKGRRRTIKSDLNLKVDVSYRQNRTFIRDLSEDDTQVTGGQNMTSVKGSADYALSKRLTLKVYYDQNLTKYALSTAFPTSNARFGFSARFNLGN, encoded by the coding sequence TTGTTATTATCAATAAGCTCATTTGGTCAGGAGGTTTCTCAGACTGTTACGGACAGTACGAAAACCGATAGTTTGATTTTTCCGTTTAATCATTCAAAAGTTGGAGGTCTGTATCTGGACAATCCAAAGAACTCAGAAGAAAAAATCGAGTACGATACAAAAAGTTCGTATTATATTTTTACCAATAAAATTGGAGAGTATAATATTTCGCATCCCTATCTGATGAATAGAAAAGAATATTCCGATTATGTTTTGAACAAATCAATGAAGGAATATTTTAAACAAAAATCTGACGCTTTAGATCCTAAGAAAAGTAAAGATGGATCAGGATCAGATAACTTGCTTCCTCAATTTACGGTTAACTCAAAATTTTTCGAAACTGTATTCGGTGGAAATACAATTGAAATTATACCCCAGGGATTTGCATCTCTAGATTTGGGGATGTTATACCAGAAAATTGAAAATCCTCAAATACCTGAGGAAAACAGATCGAGCTTGAATTTTGATTTCGATCAGAGGATTCAGTTGAGTGTTATTGGTAAAATAGGGGAAAAACTACGCCTTCAGACAAATTATGATACTCAGGCAACATTCAACTTTCAGAATCAAATGAAGCTGGAGTTTACAGGAAATGATGATGATATTGTTAAGAAGATAGAAATGGGTAATGTAAGTTTACCTGTAAACTCATCTCTTATACAGGGGGCTCAAAGTCTGTTTGGTGTGAAAACTAAATTGCAGTTTGGAAAGACTACTGTTACAGGAGTTTTTTCTGAACAAAAATCACAAACAAAAACTGTAACTTCCGAAGGAGGTGCAACAGTTAATGATTTTGAGTTTTACATAGATAACTATGAGGAGAATAAACACTATTTCTTTTCTCAGTACTTTTTCGAGAATTACGATGCAGCATTAAAAGATATTCCATTTATAAATAGTGGTATCAATATAACCAGGATTGAAGTTTGGACAACGAATAGAAAGGCAGAAACTGAAAATGTCAGAAACATCGTAGGAATGATGGATTTGGGAGAAGTGGATCCTTATAATGATAACATTTCTGTTAATCCTGAAGGTTCTTTTCCTGACAATGGATTCAATTCAATAGATCCTGCAAACCTTCCGGCTGGAGTTAGAGATATATCTCAGGTAGCTGCATCCATGACAAATTTAGGATTAAAAGAAGGCTCCGATTATGTTGTATTGGAAAATGCGAGGAAATTAACGCAAAACGAATTTACTTTTGATTCTCGTTTAGGATATATTTCGTTGAATCAGTCCTTAAATGCCGATGAAGTTTTGGGAGTTGCATTTCAATATACCTATAATGGAAAAACGTATCAGGTAGGTGAATTTTCGAATGATGGTGTTGAAGCTCCTAAAAATATTGTTGTAAAGCTTTTGAAATCAACAATTACTGACGTAAGACTGCCTATTTGGGATCTTATGATGAAAAACATCTACTCAATTGGTGCTTATCAGGTTTCTTCTGAAGATTTCAGAATGGATATTATGTATGCATACGACGAAAAGGGTGTGCCACTTAATTATTTGACTGATTCGCCGGTTAAAGATGAAATTTTGTTGAGGATATTTAATCTCGATAATTTAAATAAAAACAGGGATCCCCAGCCTGACGGGTATTTCGATTTTATAAATGGTATTACGGTTGATAGTAGGAACGGAAAAATAATATTTCCTTCAGCACAGCCCTTTGGAGAGTATTTAAAAGAAAAGTTAGCAGGAGATGATGCCGCAATAAAAAAATATGTTTTTCAGGAACTATACGATTCCACGAAGTTTGTAGCCCAGCAGCAAACACATTTAAATAAGTTTTTGCTTAAGGGGAAATATAAGTCAGAAGGTGGTGGAGGAATTCCCCTTGGAGCTATCAATGTTCCACGAGGTTCTGTAAAGGTTACCTCAGGAGGACGAACTTTAGTAGAGGGAGTGGATTATACAGTAGATTATCAGCTTGGTAGAGTTAAAATTATTAATGAAAACCTGATATCTTCCGGTGCTCCTGTTTCTGTTTCTCTCGAAAATAACTCTGCCTTTAGTTTGCAAACCAGGCGCTTTATGGGGTTGAATATTGAGCATAAATTTAGCGATAACTTTGTTATGGATGCTAATATTCTCAATCTTCGGGAAAAACCGCTAACTCAGAAGGTGTCATACGGTGTAGAGCCTGTTAATAATACAATTTTAGGACTTGGTGCCACATATAGCAATGAAGTTCCGTTTTTAAGTGATGTTGCAGGAGCAATTTCTTTTGCCGATCCAAAAGTAAAATCAAACATCACTGTTAAAGGTGAGTTTGCATATTTAATGCCGGGATCTCCAAGTGGAATAAGTGTTACCGGAGGAGCTACTTCTTATATTGATGATTTTGAGTCTACTCAGATTTTCATGGATATTAAAAATGTTACCCAGTGGTCTATGGCTTCAACTCCAAATTTGTTCCCCGAGTCGGAGCAGGAGAACAGTTTGGAATACGGGAAGAACAGAGCAAACTTATCCTGGTATATAATTGATCCGTTGTTTTATGGTAATTCAACTCTTACTCCTGACCATATAAAAAAGGATGCAGATCAATTGTCTAATAATAGTGTTAGACGTGTCTATATTAATGAAGTTTTTCCTGAAACGGAGGTTCCGATTGGAAATCCTACGATTATCCCAATGTTTGATTTATCTTATAATCCTACCGAAAGAGGGATGTATAATTTCGACTCGGATAATGTGAATAATGATGGTTCTCTTGCAAATCCTGAAGACAGATGGGGTGGAATAACGAGAGCCTTAAATACAAGTAACTTTGAGGAATCAAACATTGAATTTATACATGTTTGGATGATGGATCCTTTCAGTGAAGATCCTAATAATGAAGGGGGAGACCTGTATTTCAATATCGGGTCGATTTCTGAAGATATTCTTCGTGATGGTAGAAAAAGTTTCGAGAATGGAGTTCCTGCAAATGGCGACCCCAATGATTTGATAGAAACAGAGTGGGGACTTGTGCCACGAAATCAGTCTTTGATATATTCTTTTGATAATAACGATAATGCTGTAGTTGCTCAGGATGTTGGGTACAATGGAATGAACAGCCAGGATGAAACTGTTTTTTATTCTAATTATTTAAATGATATCAACTCTAAAGTATCAGGTGAAGTTTATTCTAAAATATTAGCGGATCCTGCAAGTGATGATTTTCATCACTTCAGAGGAGGCGACTATGATAGAGATGAAGTATCGATTTTGGATAGATATAGAGATTATAACGGAGTAGAAGGAAATTCAGTTCCTGCCACAAAATCTCCTGAATCATATCCGACAGCATCAACAACTTTACCTGATGTAGAAGACCTTAACAGAGACCAAAGTTTAAGTAGAACGGAGGCTTATTTTCAATACAAAGTTAAGTTGCATCCTGATATGGATGTTGGCGAAAGTTATATTGTAGATAAAAAGGTTCGTAATGTTTTATTGGCAAATGGTAAGCGAAGAGATGTTACATGGTATCAGTTTAAAATACCACTTTCTCAGCCTGATGATGTTGTAGGAGGTATTAGTGACTTTAGATCAATCAGGTTTATAAGAATGTTTATGACCGGATTTAAAGATCCGACAGTTTTACGTATGGCCCGCCTTGAATTTATTAGAGGCGAGTGGAGAAGATATAACAAAGTTTTTGGTAGTGATTTTGACAGGCCTATTGCAGATAGTTTGAATACAAAGTTCGAGGTGTCGGCAGTAAACCTGGAGGAGAATTCAAGCAGGTATCCAATACCTTATGTTATACCTCCCGGAATTGAGAGGGAAAAATTGTTTAATCAAACACAGGTTCAGCAACAAAACGAGCAAGCGCTTGCATTTAGGGTTTGCGATTTACAGGACGGAGAATCCAGAGCTACATTTAAGAATGTTAGCTTGGATTTACGTAGGTATAAACGTTTGAAAATGTTTTCTCACCTCGAAGGTTTGGAGTCCTCGAACGGGATAGAAACCGGTGATTTGAATTTAGTAATCAGGATGGGATCCGATTTCTCGGATAACTATTACCAATATAGCATTCCTTTGAAACCAACTGCATGGGGAGCAACTGTTGATACCGATATTTGGCCTTCTCAAAATGAACTCGATATGGCATTTTCTGTGTGGGAAGATATTAAGCTGGCAAGAAATAATGTCGGATTTGATATTACCCAACTCTATACCGGGAACGATGGAGAGAATATTGTTGGAGTAAAAGGAAATCCAAATATGGCTAATATTCGAAGTATTGTAATTGGTGTAGAGAATGCTTCCGGAGTATCACAATGTGCCGAGGTATGGGTTAATGAATTGCGCTTAACCGATTTTGATGAACGTGGAGGCTGGGCAGCAGCAGCTACAGTAAATGCCAATCTGGCCGATTTGGGAGATGTTTCTTTTTCAGGATCAATGAGTACAATTGGTTTCGGTTCATTGGAAAAAGGTGTTTCACAACGATCAAATGAAGATGTGAAGCAGTATGATTTGGCAACTAATGTAAATCTTGGAAAATTCACACCGAAAAACTGGGGATTAAATGTTCCCATGTATTATACAAGATCCGAAACATTCAAAGATCCTGAATATGATCCATTGAATCCTGATATTGCTCTGGAAAAATCATTGAAAAGTATAAGTGATGATGCAGAGAGGGATGAGAGGTTGAAAATATCACAAGACTATACCAGACGAACCAGTGTTAGTTTTACTAATGTTAAAAAGGAACGAAAAGGAAAAGATAAACCAAAAATATACGATATAGAAAATGTTTCTGTTAGTTATTCACAAAGTAAAACATACCACAGTGATGTAAATACAGAGTATTTTATCGACAATACATATAAAGGTGGAATTCAATATAACTATAGCACTAAGCCTAATAATGTAACTCCTTTCAAAAATTGGAAATTCGCTAAAAGTACAGATTGGCTTGATTTAGTTGAGGATTTTAATTTTTATTATTTTCCGTCAAAATTGTCTTTCCAATCAGATGTTACCCGACGCTATAATACAGAGAAGTATAGAAATCTGGAAAATGCAGATTTGAAGATTGACCCTATGTACAATAAGAATTTCATGATGAATTATGCCTATGCTTTTACTTTCGATTTAACTAAAAACCTGAAGTTAGATCTTAGTACAAGAGCAAATAATATTGTCGATGAGCCTTTTGGACAAATTGAAACAGATGAGCAAAGAGATACTATATGGACTAATATAATGTCATTCGGAAGACCGACACATTTTCATCAAAGATTCAATGTAGGGTATAAATTTCCATTAAAAAGTATTCCTGCATTAAAATGGGTTGATGTAAATGTTAAGTATTCTTCTGACTTTGACTGGCAAGCCGGATCTATTGCTACAAGAAATGAAGATATGGATCTTGGTAATAATCTTCAAAACTCTAATACTTTCCAGTTAAATGGTAAGTTGGATTTTAAAAAGTTGTATAGATTGTTTGGGGTAGGTAAGAGTTCTTCTTCGAAAAGCAGAAAGCCAGGATCTCCCGCTAATCCCGGAACCAAGAAAGAATCAACGGCTTCATCATCGTTTTGGGATATTCCGGTTGGTTTAGTCACAATGGTAAAAGATGTAACACTTTCGTATTCCGAGAATAATGGTACTTTTTTACCGGGTTACTTGCCGGAGGTTGGTTTCTTTGGGCAACAGAATTATAATGGAGGACCGGCCCCGTCTTTAGGGTTTATGTTTGGTGATCAAACCGATATAAGACAAACGGCTGTGTTGAATGGATGGTTGACTAATGATACGAGATTAAATGATTCTTATAGACAAACTAATACTGAAAAACTTAGTTTCAAGGGAACAATAGAACCATTACCTGAGTTTAGAATAGATCTTACAGCAAGCAGAAATTATGCAATTAGTCATTCTGAATTCTACAGATATGTAATTCAGGACGTTGGTGAGGATGGTTTTTATTCCCAGAATCCGATGCAGACGGGTAACTTCAATATTACTTATTTTACATTGCTTACCAGCTTTGCTAGTAGTGATAAAAATGGTTCCGAAACATTTAATAGTTTAAAGTCAAATAGAAAGTTAATATCCAACAGACTTGCAAGTAGTTATTACGGGAATAACTCCGTTCCGGTTGACCCGGAAACAGGATATCCGAAAGGGTTTGGACCTAATAGCCAACAGGTTTTAATTCCTGCATTTTTAGCAGCATACTCAGGTAAGGAAGCAGGAGAAATAACCTTAAGTGCTACCAGAGATATCCCTATTCCTAACTGGAATATTACATATAGTGGTTTGATGCGTATACCGTGGTTTAAAAATAACTTTAAAAACTTTACTATTGCTCATGGATACAGATCGGCTTACTCTATAAATTCTTTTACTACTAATTTGCAGTACGAAGAAGGTGTTCCTTTTATAGATAAAAGTGGGAATTATATTGGAGAGTATATTTATAGTAACATAAATTTAATAGAACAGTTCTCTCCTTTAATTAGGGTTGATATGGCGATGAATGCGAATATTAATCTTAAAACTGAGATTAAGAAAGATAGAACGGTTAATCTTAGTATGGATAATAATATGGTAACTGAGATTTTGGGAGAAGAGTATATTGTGGGACTTGGATACCGGGTTAAGGATCTAAAATTTGTAATCCGTTCAAAGGGGCGTAGAAGAACCATAAAAAGTGACCTGAACTTAAAAGTAGATGTGTCTTACAGACAAAATAGAACATTTATCAGAGATTTATCGGAAGATGATACTCAGGTTACAGGAGGTCAAAATATGACATCGGTTAAAGGTAGTGCAGACTATGCTTTAAGCAAACGTCTTACTTTGAAAGTTTATTATGATCAGAATTTAACCAAGTATGCTCTTTCAACAGCATTCCCTACATCAAATGCGAGATTTGGTTTTAGTGCCAGATTTAATTTGGGGAACTAA
- the ruvA gene encoding Holliday junction branch migration protein RuvA, producing the protein MIEHIQGRLVEKQPTHAVVDCNGVGYFINISLNTFSKLPDVENLKLHTHLVVREDAQILYGFYEREEREIFRLLISVNGVGVNTARVILSTLTAEQVQETLLSEDVDVLKGVKGIGAKTAQRIIIDLKDKVDISIGDSEISLPKHNTNKEEALSALEVLGFARKQSVKVIEKFLKNEPGLSVEELIKNALKVL; encoded by the coding sequence ATGATTGAACATATTCAGGGTAGACTTGTTGAAAAACAACCGACACATGCAGTTGTTGATTGCAATGGTGTTGGGTATTTTATCAATATTTCGCTCAATACTTTTTCGAAGTTGCCCGATGTTGAAAATTTGAAGCTCCACACACACCTTGTAGTTCGTGAGGATGCACAAATTTTATACGGTTTCTACGAACGTGAAGAACGTGAGATTTTCCGTTTGTTGATTTCTGTAAATGGAGTAGGGGTAAATACAGCACGAGTTATCTTGTCAACACTTACAGCCGAACAGGTTCAGGAGACCCTGTTAAGTGAGGATGTTGATGTTCTTAAAGGCGTAAAGGGGATCGGAGCAAAAACAGCACAACGAATAATTATAGATCTTAAAGATAAAGTAGATATAAGTATTGGTGATTCTGAAATTTCTTTACCAAAACACAATACAAATAAAGAGGAGGCGTTATCTGCTTTAGAAGTGTTAGGTTTTGCAAGAAAGCAATCGGTTAAAGTAATTGAAAAATTCTTGAAAAATGAACCGGGATTATCTGTCGAAGAGCTTATAAAAAATGCTTTAAAAGTTCTATAG